The Janthinobacterium lividum genome has a window encoding:
- a CDS encoding lmo0937 family membrane protein translates to MLYTIAVVLIILWLLGLVTSYTVGGFIHILLVVAVIMILLRLISGRGL, encoded by the coding sequence ATGCTGTATACAATCGCCGTCGTACTCATTATTCTTTGGCTGCTGGGCCTGGTAACTTCCTATACTGTTGGCGGCTTCATCCACATCCTGCTGGTGGTCGCCGTCATCATGATCCTGCTGCGCCTGATCAGCGGGCGCGGTTTATAG
- a CDS encoding porin, with amino-acid sequence MKTSYFALAVIGVGPFALGATAQAADGAGSAASSNVAVYGVLDAGIVTERGCAVSCAGAKVSGGVASGSRLGLQGREALGNEVSAVFTLEAGVQNDTGQSEDGRLFGRQAYVGLDSRLGALTLGRQYNLQYLTLTDVADPFKGGMAGSASNLAGYSVKRYDNTVKYATPALRGVSASAIYSFGESPYSNANNRAYGATLGYSAGAVNVSVSHQRKNNFILASGTLPAIDMSSRNTLIAANIDLKVATAFAAVGVNKGYGSSPWDPNNAYGSLALSMSSSDSRDTLLGVSVPVGGFKLLASWVHKDDRDLANRDATQVAVGLTYSLSKRSDFYASYAKIHNKNGARYTVGNASDAGRGDAAFNLGFRHGF; translated from the coding sequence ATGAAGACCTCGTATTTTGCGCTTGCTGTGATAGGGGTGGGGCCATTTGCGCTGGGCGCGACGGCCCAGGCTGCCGATGGCGCGGGCAGTGCCGCATCCAGTAACGTTGCCGTGTACGGCGTGCTCGACGCGGGCATCGTCACCGAACGGGGCTGTGCCGTCAGTTGCGCCGGCGCCAAGGTGTCCGGCGGCGTGGCATCCGGCTCGCGCCTGGGGCTGCAGGGCCGCGAGGCGCTGGGCAATGAGGTGTCCGCCGTATTTACCCTGGAAGCGGGCGTGCAGAACGACACAGGCCAGTCGGAAGATGGGCGTTTGTTCGGCCGCCAGGCCTACGTGGGCCTCGACAGCCGCCTGGGCGCGCTGACCCTGGGGCGCCAGTACAACCTGCAATACCTGACCCTGACCGACGTGGCTGACCCGTTCAAGGGCGGCATGGCCGGCAGCGCCAGCAACCTGGCCGGCTACAGCGTGAAACGCTACGACAATACCGTCAAATACGCGACGCCCGCCTTGCGTGGCGTGTCCGCCAGCGCCATCTACAGCTTTGGCGAGTCGCCGTACAGCAACGCCAACAACCGCGCCTATGGCGCTACCCTCGGCTATTCGGCCGGCGCCGTGAATGTCAGCGTGTCGCACCAGCGCAAGAACAACTTCATCCTGGCCAGCGGCACCTTGCCCGCCATCGACATGTCGTCGCGCAACACCCTGATCGCGGCGAATATCGACCTGAAAGTGGCCACCGCCTTTGCCGCCGTGGGCGTGAACAAGGGCTATGGCAGCTCGCCGTGGGACCCGAACAATGCGTACGGCTCACTGGCCCTGTCGATGTCGTCTTCGGACAGCCGCGATACCTTGCTGGGCGTGTCCGTGCCCGTGGGCGGCTTCAAGCTGCTGGCCTCTTGGGTACACAAGGATGACCGCGACCTGGCCAACCGCGACGCCACCCAGGTGGCCGTCGGCCTCACGTATTCCTTGTCAAAGCGCAGCGATTTCTACGCGTCCTACGCGAAGATCCACAACAAGAACGGCGCCCGCTACACGGTGGGCAATGCCAGCGATGCTGGACGCGGCGACGCAGCTTTTAATCTTGGCTTCCGTCACGGCTTCTGA
- a CDS encoding AsmA family protein, protein MSLTRRQKIALASTAVLIALPVTASLVLLNMDWNRAKPWLNARASEALGRPFAIAGDLVLTWQQPTTAGQKTWRDYLPWPHLQAKDVRLGNPRAMAETDGKAQLASVSQLAFSLNPLALLDKKIIIPQLRFDTPQVHLLRSKDGKNNWTFDQQEQPSPWQLELQSVVFSKGTVTLDDGVTKTAMRADVDTIADDARYGIAWKLSGTYHGETVNGGGKAGGVLSLQRQGTPFPIQADMRASGSSVAIEGTLTRPADLAALDVRLKISGPSMARLYPLTGVLLPETPHFSTEGHLTGTLAPRGGEWVYDKFSGKVGSSDVEGKLAFSASTPRKRLTGEVHSRLLQFSDLGPLVGADSSASKKERGVPSTQPVGRVLPVETFKTERWTSLDADVRYTADKITRDAELPISKLDTHVVLTDGVLSLTPLNFNVAGGTLTSQIKLDGSGKVIANGIAAELKASARHLHIQQLFPRLPALQASVGEINGDASLSATGNSVATLLGSSNGEVRALINRGSISKLLLEEMGLNIGSVVLAKLAGDKQVKLNCMAADFTVTKGLMRTRQFIVDTDDAVLNIDGTVNLADERLDLTLRPDSKGLRIFSLRSPLYVHGTFSKPDVSVDKGVLALRAGGALALAVVAPVAALLPLVNTGPVEDSECAALLAQARVKPVAPKPGKTPRKNR, encoded by the coding sequence ATGTCCCTTACCCGCCGTCAGAAAATCGCCCTCGCCAGCACCGCCGTGCTGATCGCCCTGCCCGTCACCGCCTCGCTCGTCCTGCTGAACATGGACTGGAACCGCGCCAAGCCCTGGCTCAATGCGCGCGCCAGCGAAGCGCTGGGGCGACCGTTTGCCATTGCGGGCGACCTGGTGCTGACGTGGCAGCAGCCAACTACTGCGGGGCAAAAAACCTGGCGCGACTATCTGCCCTGGCCGCACCTGCAGGCAAAGGACGTGCGCTTGGGCAACCCGCGCGCCATGGCGGAGACGGATGGCAAGGCGCAGCTGGCCAGCGTGAGCCAGCTGGCGTTCTCGCTCAACCCGCTGGCCCTGCTGGACAAGAAAATCATCATCCCGCAATTGCGCTTCGACACGCCGCAGGTGCACTTGTTGCGCAGCAAGGATGGCAAAAATAACTGGACTTTCGACCAGCAGGAACAGCCATCGCCGTGGCAGTTGGAACTGCAAAGCGTGGTCTTCAGCAAGGGCACCGTGACGCTCGATGATGGCGTCACCAAAACGGCGATGCGCGCCGATGTCGACACCATCGCAGACGATGCGCGCTACGGCATCGCGTGGAAACTGTCCGGCACTTACCACGGCGAAACCGTCAACGGTGGCGGCAAGGCGGGCGGCGTGCTGTCACTGCAGCGGCAAGGCACGCCCTTCCCCATCCAGGCCGACATGCGCGCGAGCGGCAGCAGCGTGGCCATCGAAGGCACCCTGACGCGCCCGGCAGACCTGGCCGCGCTCGACGTGCGCCTGAAAATATCCGGACCCAGCATGGCGCGCCTGTATCCATTGACGGGCGTGTTGCTGCCGGAAACGCCGCACTTCAGCACGGAAGGCCATTTGACGGGCACCCTGGCGCCCCGCGGCGGCGAATGGGTGTACGACAAGTTCAGCGGCAAGGTGGGATCCAGCGATGTCGAAGGCAAGCTGGCCTTTTCCGCCAGCACGCCGCGCAAGCGCCTGACGGGTGAAGTCCACTCGCGCCTGCTGCAGTTTTCCGACCTGGGTCCGCTGGTGGGCGCCGATTCCAGCGCCAGCAAGAAGGAACGGGGCGTGCCGTCGACGCAGCCAGTCGGCCGCGTGCTGCCGGTGGAAACCTTCAAGACGGAACGCTGGACCAGCCTGGACGCCGACGTGCGCTACACGGCCGACAAGATCACGCGCGACGCCGAGTTGCCGATCAGCAAACTCGACACGCATGTAGTGCTGACGGACGGCGTGCTGTCCTTGACGCCGCTCAACTTCAACGTGGCGGGCGGCACCCTGACGTCGCAGATCAAGCTCGATGGCAGCGGCAAGGTCATCGCCAACGGCATCGCCGCCGAACTCAAGGCCAGCGCCCGCCATCTGCACATCCAGCAACTTTTCCCCCGCCTGCCGGCCCTGCAAGCGAGCGTGGGCGAAATCAATGGTGACGCGTCGCTGTCGGCCACGGGCAATTCCGTCGCCACCCTGCTTGGCAGCTCGAATGGCGAAGTGCGCGCGCTGATCAACCGGGGCAGCATCAGCAAACTGTTGCTCGAAGAAATGGGCTTGAATATCGGCAGTGTCGTGCTGGCCAAGCTGGCGGGCGACAAGCAGGTCAAGCTGAACTGCATGGCCGCCGACTTCACCGTCACCAAGGGGTTGATGCGCACGCGCCAGTTCATCGTCGACACAGATGACGCCGTCCTGAATATCGATGGCACGGTGAACCTGGCCGATGAACGGCTGGACCTGACCCTGCGGCCGGACAGCAAGGGCTTGCGCATCTTTTCGCTGCGCTCGCCCCTGTATGTGCATGGCACCTTCAGCAAGCCCGACGTGAGCGTCGACAAGGGCGTGCTGGCCCTGCGCGCCGGTGGCGCACTGGCGCTGGCCGTGGTGGCGCCCGTGGCGGCGCTGCTGCCGCTGGTAAATACCGGCCCCGTCGAGGACAGCGAATGCGCAGCACTGCTGGCCCAGGCGCGCGTGAAACCGGTGGCGCCGAAACCGGGCAAGACACCGCGCAAAAACCGCTGA
- a CDS encoding glycine zipper 2TM domain-containing protein: protein MQIIKKIAATTSVAALLLSLTACANMSGQDKNTAIGAGVGAVAGSVLTGGSAIGAVGGAAVGGVIGNQVKPK from the coding sequence ATGCAAATCATTAAAAAAATCGCCGCTACCACATCCGTTGCCGCCCTGCTGTTGAGCCTGACGGCTTGCGCCAACATGTCCGGCCAGGATAAAAACACGGCCATCGGCGCTGGTGTCGGCGCCGTAGCCGGCTCCGTGCTGACGGGCGGCAGCGCCATCGGCGCAGTCGGCGGCGCTGCCGTCGGCGGCGTGATCGGCAACCAGGTCAAGCCGAAGTAA
- a CDS encoding OmpA family protein, producing the protein MKETFKKGPGAKSLIGMLVIALAASGCADMSATQRGTATGAGVGAGLGALIGGTTGGGSSGRTAGGALIGAAAGAVIGNIWSNRMENQKRAMEQATQGTGVQVSQTADNRLKMEIPSDISFDTNRADIKGNFRPILDRFAATLNENQNTTVSIIGHTDSTGSASINEPLSVERAAHTRDYLSMRGVSPTRVVTEGRGAREPIASNADTSGRARNRRVEIYVAEMAPR; encoded by the coding sequence ATGAAAGAAACATTCAAAAAAGGCCCTGGCGCCAAATCCCTGATCGGCATGCTGGTCATCGCACTGGCCGCTAGCGGCTGCGCGGACATGTCCGCGACACAACGCGGCACGGCCACGGGCGCCGGCGTCGGCGCTGGCCTGGGCGCCTTGATCGGCGGCACCACCGGTGGCGGCAGCAGCGGCCGCACGGCCGGCGGCGCCCTGATCGGTGCGGCCGCTGGCGCCGTGATCGGCAATATCTGGTCTAACCGCATGGAAAACCAGAAGCGCGCGATGGAACAAGCCACACAGGGTACTGGTGTGCAAGTGTCGCAGACGGCCGATAACCGCCTGAAAATGGAAATTCCAAGCGATATTTCCTTCGACACCAACCGCGCCGACATCAAGGGCAACTTCCGCCCCATCCTCGACCGTTTTGCCGCCACCCTGAACGAAAACCAGAACACCACGGTCAGCATCATCGGCCATACGGACAGCACGGGCAGCGCATCCATCAACGAACCGCTGTCGGTGGAACGCGCGGCCCACACGCGCGACTACCTGTCCATGCGCGGCGTCTCGCCGACCCGCGTCGTCACGGAAGGCCGCGGCGCCCGCGAGCCGATCGCCTCGAATGCAGATACCTCGGGACGCGCACGCAATCGCCGCGTGGAAATTTATGTAGCCGAAATGGCGCCACGCTAA
- a CDS encoding pitrilysin family protein — protein sequence MKPITALLFAAGILSPSFILAATPVDAAPTQKTGKAAPNRGAAVKVTSVEGITEYRLANGLRVLLFPDASKPTLTTNIVYLVGSRHENYGETGMAHLLEHLLFKPSANFGVKKGTKTPVEILNSTGAQFNGTTWYDRTNYYATFPANDDNLRQMLAMEADRMVNAAIDQNDLWNPKTQKGEMTVVRNEFEMGESDPIGVTSERIQAIAYDWHNYGKSTIGARSDIEQVNIPRLRAFYHKYYQPDNAVLMVAGRFDEAKVLKQINDLFGKIPKPTRVIEPTYTAEPVQDGERAVTVRRSGGTQFVGAGYHVAPSGNPDAVAIEVLGHVLTDAPAGRLHKALVETKLASKIEYNSVSNLEPGYNLFGALVPVDGNLDAAQAAMLKVLEELKSQPITDAEVARVKQQLNKQVELITSNTARMTIALTESLAAGDWRLFFLQRDQLDKLTTAQVQAAAEKYLKSSNRTLGRFIPTDAPDRTVVPAYADVAPQLAGYTGRAVVAQGEAFDPSPDNIEARTTRFTLPNGLKGALLPKKTKGSTVSVVLKLQIGSEESLRGKSFVGSYTANLLSRGTDKLSRQEVKDKFDQLGMQVAITGSAEGVTAMLTGKRENLPAAMDLLAQVLQKPALNETEFLELQRERVGRAEQELPEPQPLAVNAFRRLLDATPEGHVRHVATLPAELAQWKAIQVADVKAFHGAYYGASNATFAAVGDFDPAALKAQVASLYGSWKAQQPYVRIADAVKPVSGEKVTLETPDKANSVLFAIQPIPLKDDAASYPALLIANHMLGGGALRSRLADRIRQKEGLSYGVGSQVTVPSREPAGYWMAYAISAPQNTVKVEAALREEIAKVLADGFTQEELAEAKKGWLQSEEVGRTQDAGLARELAGYLAQDRTMAYDKDLEAKVAALTLAQVNQSLREYLKPSAVSVVVAGDFAKVAKEGESGAKATTSK from the coding sequence TTGAAACCAATTACCGCCCTCCTGTTTGCCGCCGGCATCCTTTCGCCGTCGTTCATCCTGGCCGCCACCCCGGTAGACGCCGCGCCGACCCAGAAAACCGGCAAGGCTGCACCGAACCGCGGCGCCGCCGTCAAAGTGACGTCCGTCGAAGGCATCACCGAATACCGCCTGGCCAATGGCTTGCGCGTGCTGCTGTTTCCCGATGCCAGCAAGCCGACCCTGACCACCAACATTGTCTACCTGGTCGGTTCGCGCCATGAAAACTATGGCGAAACAGGCATGGCCCACTTGCTCGAGCACTTGCTGTTCAAGCCCAGCGCCAACTTCGGCGTCAAGAAGGGCACGAAAACCCCGGTCGAGATCCTGAACTCGACGGGCGCCCAGTTCAACGGCACCACCTGGTACGACCGTACCAATTACTACGCCACCTTTCCCGCCAACGACGACAACCTGCGCCAGATGCTGGCCATGGAAGCGGACCGCATGGTGAACGCCGCCATCGACCAGAACGACCTGTGGAATCCGAAGACGCAGAAGGGCGAGATGACCGTCGTGCGCAACGAGTTCGAGATGGGCGAGAGCGACCCGATCGGCGTGACGAGCGAACGCATCCAGGCCATCGCCTACGATTGGCACAACTATGGCAAGTCGACCATCGGCGCCCGCTCCGACATCGAGCAAGTGAATATTCCCCGCTTGCGCGCGTTTTACCATAAATATTATCAGCCAGATAACGCCGTACTGATGGTGGCGGGCCGCTTCGACGAAGCCAAGGTCTTGAAGCAGATCAATGATCTGTTTGGCAAGATTCCGAAACCCACGCGCGTGATCGAACCGACCTATACGGCCGAACCCGTGCAGGATGGCGAGCGCGCCGTGACGGTGCGCCGCAGCGGCGGCACGCAGTTCGTTGGCGCTGGCTATCACGTGGCGCCGTCCGGCAACCCGGACGCCGTCGCCATCGAGGTGCTGGGCCACGTGCTGACGGACGCGCCCGCCGGCCGCCTGCACAAGGCGCTGGTGGAAACCAAGCTGGCCAGCAAGATCGAATACAACTCGGTGAGCAATCTGGAGCCGGGCTACAACCTGTTTGGCGCGCTGGTGCCCGTCGATGGCAACCTCGATGCGGCGCAAGCGGCCATGCTGAAAGTGCTGGAAGAGCTGAAATCGCAGCCCATCACAGATGCGGAAGTGGCGCGTGTCAAACAGCAGCTGAACAAGCAGGTGGAACTGATCACCTCGAACACGGCGCGCATGACGATCGCCCTGACGGAGTCCTTGGCGGCCGGCGACTGGCGTTTGTTCTTCCTGCAGCGTGACCAGCTCGACAAATTGACGACGGCGCAGGTCCAGGCGGCGGCCGAGAAGTACCTGAAGAGCTCGAACCGCACCCTGGGCCGTTTCATCCCCACCGATGCGCCGGACCGCACCGTCGTGCCGGCCTACGCCGACGTGGCGCCGCAACTGGCCGGCTACACGGGCCGCGCCGTCGTGGCGCAGGGCGAAGCGTTCGACCCCAGCCCCGACAATATCGAGGCGCGCACCACGCGCTTCACTTTGCCGAACGGCTTGAAAGGCGCCTTGCTGCCGAAGAAAACCAAGGGCAGCACCGTCAGCGTCGTGCTGAAATTGCAGATCGGCAGCGAAGAGAGCTTGCGCGGCAAGTCGTTTGTTGGCAGCTACACGGCCAATCTGCTGTCGCGCGGCACGGATAAACTGTCGCGCCAGGAAGTGAAGGACAAGTTCGACCAGCTGGGCATGCAGGTAGCCATCACGGGCAGCGCCGAAGGCGTTACCGCCATGCTGACGGGCAAGCGCGAGAACTTGCCGGCCGCCATGGACTTGCTGGCGCAAGTGCTGCAAAAGCCGGCCCTGAACGAAACGGAATTCCTGGAATTGCAGCGCGAGCGCGTGGGCCGCGCGGAGCAGGAATTGCCTGAACCACAGCCACTGGCCGTGAATGCCTTCCGCCGCCTGCTCGACGCCACGCCGGAAGGCCATGTGCGCCACGTGGCCACCTTGCCGGCCGAACTGGCGCAATGGAAAGCCATCCAGGTGGCTGACGTGAAAGCCTTCCATGGCGCCTACTACGGCGCGTCGAACGCGACTTTCGCTGCCGTGGGCGACTTCGACCCGGCCGCCCTGAAGGCGCAAGTGGCCAGCCTGTACGGCAGCTGGAAGGCGCAGCAGCCGTATGTGCGCATTGCCGATGCCGTCAAGCCTGTCAGCGGCGAGAAAGTCACGCTGGAAACGCCGGACAAGGCGAATAGCGTGCTGTTCGCCATCCAGCCGATTCCCCTCAAGGATGACGCCGCCAGCTATCCGGCCTTGCTGATCGCCAATCACATGCTCGGTGGCGGTGCCTTGCGCAGCCGCCTGGCCGACCGCATCCGCCAGAAGGAAGGCTTGTCGTACGGCGTCGGCTCGCAAGTGACGGTGCCGTCGCGCGAACCGGCCGGTTACTGGATGGCGTATGCCATCAGCGCGCCGCAAAACACGGTCAAGGTGGAAGCGGCCCTGCGCGAGGAAATCGCCAAGGTGCTGGCCGACGGCTTTACGCAAGAGGAATTGGCCGAGGCGAAGAAAGGCTGGCTGCAATCGGAAGAAGTGGGCCGCACGCAGGATGCGGGCCTGGCGCGAGAACTGGCCGGCTACCTGGCGCAAGACCGCACCATGGCTTACGACAAGGACCTGGAAGCGAAAGTGGCGGCCTTGACCCTGGCGCAAGTGAACCAGAGCCTGCGCGAGTACCTGAAACCATCGGCCGTCTCGGTGGTGGTGGCGGGCGACTTTGCCAAGGTGGCGAAAGAGGGCGAGAGCGGCGCCAAGGCAACGACGTCGAAATAA
- a CDS encoding glycine zipper 2TM domain-containing protein: MTTTTKSLHPLVLAAAVAVLLFCGVGTAALMGWLPSSQGDSQPLAASTSAEQLASLQANQPPAGAQPLAALPPQQQQQQQPVRQPQPQQQPQQQYAAAPAPQVCGNCGVIEAIHEVNTRAEGSGVGAAGGAVVGGLLGNQVGGGHGRQLATVLGAVGGAVAGNQIEGSVRATRSYNIVVRLDNGKTRTVHQSAAPNWRQGDRVRVVNGGLRAMG; this comes from the coding sequence ATGACTACCACCACCAAATCCCTCCATCCGCTGGTGCTTGCCGCCGCCGTCGCCGTCCTGCTGTTTTGCGGCGTAGGCACGGCAGCCCTGATGGGCTGGCTGCCTTCGTCCCAGGGCGATAGCCAGCCACTGGCGGCCAGCACCTCGGCCGAACAGCTGGCCAGCCTGCAGGCGAACCAGCCGCCGGCTGGTGCGCAGCCGCTGGCCGCCCTGCCGCCACAGCAGCAACAGCAGCAACAGCCCGTGCGCCAGCCGCAGCCACAGCAGCAACCACAGCAACAATACGCGGCAGCCCCTGCGCCACAGGTGTGCGGCAATTGCGGCGTGATCGAAGCCATCCATGAAGTCAATACGCGCGCCGAAGGCAGCGGCGTGGGCGCGGCTGGCGGCGCCGTCGTCGGCGGCTTGCTGGGCAACCAGGTCGGTGGCGGCCACGGCAGGCAGCTGGCCACCGTGCTGGGCGCCGTTGGCGGCGCCGTGGCCGGCAACCAGATCGAAGGCAGCGTGCGCGCCACGCGCAGCTACAACATCGTCGTGCGCCTCGATAACGGCAAGACGCGCACCGTGCACCAGAGCGCCGCACCGAACTGGCGCCAGGGCGACCGCGTACGCGTCGTCAACGGCGGCTTGCGCGCCATGGGCTAA
- a CDS encoding Crp/Fnr family transcriptional regulator, whose protein sequence is MPPTTASMTLSRDAGRSGLGTPVGALDAGNRLLASLPEHDLRHLTALFDTVTVEVGEVLYEPGQPIGHIYFPGDCLISLLAVAEGRMTLEVGSVGREGVLGASVALGHDLAQVRAVVQRSGTASRIARAEFCAEFAQLESLQRLLYRYTDTLLAQAIQIAVCSRFHVLEARLARSLLITRDRLQSEKFHLTHEFLAHTLGVRRVGVTKAASALQQQKLITYSRGNIEILDSAGLEAVSCRCYELVKDSGAIGMANVFV, encoded by the coding sequence ATGCCACCAACGACTGCCAGCATGACCCTGTCCCGCGACGCAGGCCGATCCGGCCTGGGCACGCCCGTGGGCGCGCTTGACGCCGGCAACCGCTTGCTGGCCAGCCTGCCCGAGCACGACTTGCGGCACCTGACGGCGCTGTTCGATACCGTCACGGTCGAGGTGGGCGAGGTGCTGTACGAACCGGGCCAGCCTATCGGCCACATCTATTTCCCCGGCGACTGCCTGATCTCGCTGCTGGCCGTGGCGGAAGGCCGGATGACCCTGGAAGTGGGTTCTGTCGGCCGCGAAGGTGTCCTGGGCGCTTCCGTCGCGCTGGGCCACGACCTGGCGCAAGTGCGTGCCGTGGTACAACGTTCCGGCACGGCCAGCCGTATCGCGCGGGCCGAGTTCTGCGCCGAGTTCGCCCAGCTCGAGTCCCTGCAGCGCCTGCTGTACCGCTACACGGACACTCTGCTGGCGCAAGCCATCCAGATTGCCGTGTGCAGCCGCTTCCACGTGCTCGAGGCGCGCCTGGCCCGTTCGCTGCTGATCACGCGCGACCGTTTGCAATCCGAAAAATTTCACCTGACGCATGAATTCCTTGCCCACACTCTCGGTGTGCGGCGGGTCGGCGTGACCAAGGCGGCCAGCGCGCTGCAACAGCAAAAACTCATCACCTACAGCCGCGGCAATATCGAGATCCTCGATTCGGCGGGGCTGGAAGCCGTTTCCTGCCGCTGCTACGAGCTGGTCAAGGATAGCGGCGCCATCGGCATGGCCAACGTCTTCGTCTGA
- a CDS encoding TerC family protein yields the protein MEWLFDPTIWVGLLTLVVLEIVLGIDNLIFIAILAEKLPPHQRDKARVLGLTLALVMRLGLLSLISWLVTLTTPLFSLWTFSFSGRDLILLIGGLFLLFKATTELHERLEGVTHAQTGPKVYAGFGLVVAQIVVLDAVFSLDAVITAVGMVDNLYVMMAAVVISIVVMMLASKVLTRFVNAHPTVVVLCLSFLLMIGLSLVAEGLGFHIPKGYLYAAIGFSIVIEFFNQLARRNFLKLQSNAPLRDRTAQAVLSLLGGRKGREAVEEHEVKEALDPSAFGVEERNMVSGVLTLAERSIRSVMTPRGDVSWVNLNDSSEKMLQLLRDTPHSMIPVCNDDLDNVVGIARSKDLIEDLVSRGKIDPDSMREAVVVPEAAGVLKAMETLKRSRGQLVLVVDEFGTVQGVLTPIDILEAIAGEFPDEDEQPDVEVLGPGHWRIDGATDLHYLEQVFETETLVSEDGEYNSLAGFLLAHFENMPAVGEVLELDDLRYEIVEADERRIACVDVRRIEPDHSL from the coding sequence ATGGAATGGTTATTTGACCCGACAATCTGGGTCGGCCTGCTGACGCTGGTCGTACTGGAAATCGTACTGGGTATCGACAACCTGATCTTCATCGCCATCCTGGCCGAAAAACTGCCGCCGCACCAGCGCGACAAGGCGCGCGTGCTGGGCCTGACCCTGGCACTCGTCATGCGCCTGGGCCTGCTTTCCCTGATTTCCTGGCTGGTCACGCTGACCACGCCATTGTTTTCCCTATGGACATTCTCGTTTTCAGGACGCGACCTGATCCTGCTGATCGGCGGCCTGTTCCTGCTGTTCAAGGCCACCACCGAGCTGCACGAACGCCTCGAAGGCGTCACGCACGCCCAGACAGGCCCGAAAGTCTACGCCGGCTTCGGCCTCGTGGTGGCGCAGATCGTCGTGCTCGACGCCGTCTTTTCGCTCGACGCCGTCATCACGGCCGTCGGCATGGTGGACAACCTGTACGTGATGATGGCGGCCGTCGTCATTTCCATCGTCGTCATGATGCTCGCGTCAAAAGTGCTGACGCGCTTCGTCAACGCCCACCCCACCGTTGTCGTGCTGTGCCTGAGCTTCTTGTTGATGATCGGCCTGTCGCTGGTGGCCGAGGGCCTGGGCTTCCACATTCCGAAAGGGTATTTGTACGCCGCTATCGGTTTCTCGATCGTCATCGAGTTCTTCAATCAGCTGGCGCGCCGCAACTTCCTCAAGCTGCAGTCGAACGCGCCGCTGCGCGACCGCACGGCGCAAGCCGTCCTGAGTCTGCTGGGCGGGCGCAAGGGCCGCGAAGCCGTGGAAGAGCACGAAGTCAAGGAAGCGCTCGACCCGTCCGCCTTCGGCGTGGAAGAGCGCAACATGGTCAGCGGCGTGCTGACCCTGGCCGAACGCTCGATCCGCTCCGTGATGACGCCGCGCGGCGACGTCTCGTGGGTCAACCTGAACGACAGCAGCGAGAAGATGCTGCAATTGCTGCGCGACACGCCGCACAGCATGATTCCTGTCTGTAATGATGACCTGGACAACGTGGTCGGCATCGCGCGCAGCAAGGACCTCATCGAGGACCTGGTGTCGCGCGGCAAGATCGACCCGGACAGCATGCGCGAAGCTGTCGTCGTGCCGGAAGCGGCCGGCGTGCTGAAAGCCATGGAAACCCTGAAGCGCTCGCGCGGCCAGCTGGTGCTGGTGGTCGACGAGTTCGGCACCGTGCAAGGCGTGCTCACGCCGATCGACATCCTCGAAGCCATCGCCGGCGAATTCCCCGACGAGGACGAGCAGCCCGACGTGGAAGTGCTGGGCCCCGGCCACTGGCGTATCGACGGCGCGACGGACCTGCATTATCTGGAACAGGTGTTCGAGACGGAAACCCTGGTCAGCGAAGATGGCGAGTACAACTCGCTGGCCGGCTTCCTGCTGGCGCATTTTGAAAACATGCCGGCCGTGGGCGAAGTGCTGGAACTCGATGATTTGCGCTATGAAATCGTCGAGGCCGACGAGCGCCGCATCGCCTGCGTGGACGTGCGCCGCATCGAGCCCGATCACAGTTTGTAA
- a CDS encoding DUF3617 domain-containing protein, giving the protein MKPSLLRLTLLACAALGAQANAQSTTIKPGLWQVDSTMASPDAATDNAMSMVLQQLGNLPPDQRKQLESMAASRGMAMPTVGADGAVRVKACVTPEMAARKQIPTGQPGDCTSKNRDIAGGMQVSFTCANPKSSGEGKVLFSGDQAFSMQLAVTTSARGTPEQVNVTSNGKWLGATCPAPSTATAQKP; this is encoded by the coding sequence ATGAAACCATCCCTGCTACGCCTGACCCTGCTGGCTTGCGCCGCCCTTGGCGCCCAGGCCAACGCCCAGAGCACCACCATCAAGCCTGGCCTGTGGCAAGTCGACAGCACGATGGCGTCGCCGGACGCCGCCACCGACAACGCCATGTCCATGGTGCTGCAGCAACTGGGCAATCTTCCCCCAGATCAACGCAAGCAACTGGAAAGCATGGCTGCCAGCCGCGGCATGGCCATGCCCACCGTGGGCGCCGACGGCGCCGTGCGCGTGAAAGCGTGCGTGACGCCGGAGATGGCGGCGCGCAAGCAGATTCCCACGGGCCAGCCCGGCGATTGCACATCGAAGAACAGAGACATCGCGGGCGGCATGCAGGTGTCATTTACCTGCGCGAACCCGAAATCGAGCGGCGAAGGCAAGGTACTGTTTTCCGGCGACCAGGCATTCAGCATGCAACTGGCGGTGACGACCAGCGCGCGCGGCACGCCGGAACAGGTGAATGTGACGAGCAACGGCAAGTGGCTGGGAGCAACGTGCCCTGCCCCGTCAACGGCGACGGCTCAGAAGCCGTGA